CACGCGCTCCACTGGAAAAAATAGAAGCCTACAAGACTCGGAAGGGCTGGCGATTCCCTTGGTACTCCTCACACGGAAACGACTTTAATTATGATTTCCACGTTACGCTGGACGAGCGTGTCGCTCCGGTCGAGTACAATTACCGGACCAAGGCGGAGTACGAGCAGTTGGGCAAGCCATTACAAGTCGGTACGGGGAAGTCCATCGAGTTACCGGGACGAAGCTGTTTTCTCCGGTTCGGAGACGATGTTTTTCACACCTACTCCGTTTACGCCCGCGGTCTCGAACAGGCTGGCGGGGCTTATTATTTCCTGGATGAGACTGCGCTCGGCCGGCAAGAAAATTGGGAAGAACCGCAAGGACGCGCGAGCGCAGTTCGCGGCTCGAACCCAAGTTTTTCGGATTGAACCGCCGACCGCCGCACGCCGAACCCGCAGACGTAAAGCTTCCATCATGAAGAAAAAAATGCCCTTTGACCGCCGAAAAACGGCAAGGGCATTTTCTATGTCGCCAGGGACCTGCCATGCACCGAGCAGCCAAGTGACCTACATTATCCCTTGAATGCTCTTTGCAGCTCCGCAAGATCCAATTTTTTCATTTTAAGAAAAGCCTTCGTTACTCGCGCGATTTGCTCCGGCGTCCCCTTGCCCATCATCTCGTCCATCTCGCTCGGCGCAATTTGCCAGGACAGTCCAAACCGATCCTTCAGCCAGCCGCATTGCTCGGCCTCGGGAACCGCCGAGAGCTTGTCCCAATAGTAATCCATCTCTTTTTGATTGTCGCAATAAACCATGAAAGAGACGGCTTCGTTAAAGCTGAAGGAATGCTCTCTCGCACTGTCCATTGCGGCAAACCATTGATTCTCAAGCATGAAATCAGAGAACATGACGGTTCCTTCTCTGTCCGGTTCCATGCCTTGAGGGTAACGGGCCATCAGGCCCTGCTTTGAGTTCTGAAATACGGATGAATAAAAATGAATCGCTTCTTCCGCCTGGCCGCATTTATCGCCGGTAAACATGAGCGACGGCATGATCGCAGGCCGTTCTTCACCCTCCGGATCGGTAACGATTAACTGCCAGGACAAACCATACTTATCTTGAATCCAGCCATACCGCTCACTGAACGGATATTTATCGAGCGGCATTAACGCCGTGCCGCCTTCGGACAATTTGTTCCAAACCTGATTGATGTGTTCGCTCGCGTCCTTGTCTCGAGATGGGTCGAAATGAACGATGAAAGACACCGACGGATTGAACTTGAAAAATGGACCTGCGCTGATTGCCATAAACTTCTGGCCCCACAGCTCAAAAGAGACGAGATCGGAGTCGCCGGAAGGAGTGTCGCGGAGAGTTGTTCGATTCGTAATTGCGGAGTCCGGGAATAGGGAAGTATAAAACTCCGCCGCTTCATTCGCCTCCTTGTCATACCATAAATGCGGAACGATGGTTTGGATTGTTTTTGTCATCGTATTCCCCCTAATCTTCCGATTCATTTTTTATTTAGTGTACCACTATTGTTCGGTTTCCATTTCTTATCGATTGCTGAAAAATATTGCTCCTTTATTTACCATCCCATACGTTGCTTCAGCGAAGCGATTTGCGCCAAGCGGCGAAACGAATGTGCACGGCTTCCAAGAGTCTCAGGGAAGGTTCAAGCGGCAGTTGATAATCGCTCAGCTCCGCCCACACATCCTCCCGGTATGAACTTGCTGCCGGATGATCCTCCGTCAGCGCTCTTTTGAACCGAATAAAGGCGTTCATACCGTTATCAGCCATATGGTGAACGACCTGACGGATCGTCCAGCCTCCTGGACGGTAGGGAGAACGCAGCTGTTCCTCGGTCAGGTTTGCCACCGTCAACCGAAGGATCTCTCCCGTTCTCACAAGCTCCTCGATCCATCTGTTCCGCTGTTCTGGAGTCGGATCTTGAACGGGCGCAAATTTCCCGATCGGATAACGAAGTTCATCCATCGGCTCATCCCCTCTTTCGCTGATGTGATGCATCTATATTACCATGAAAGTATCACAAAAAACGGAAGAAATTGGTTTTATTTTAACAAAAACCAGCCCCTCCAAAAGGCTGATTTTTCGCGGCCGTCATGGCTCTCAGACCGTTTTCTTCAACCTATGAACCTTTAATTCAAAAAGGCTGCTTCCCATCCGGGAAGCAGCCAGTCGATGCGCGGCTGCGCGATCAGTGTGGTCTATGCAATCTGTCGCGATCCGTTGCATTATGTCATAAATTGTTGTATTCCGTCGATATCTGTCGTGGTCCATATACGATGTTGCGTTTTGTTACGATCGGGCACCACCTGAAAGAGGTTTTCCCCCACCCCTCGCACCATGTTCGACAAAGCATTCCGATTTTGCAAATAATTCCTGTCGATCGGTTTAGAAATCGTCCCGTGGGTTCCGCCAGGAATACTGCGGCTCGTACCCCAGCTTCTCGCGCAGCTTGCGGCACGTAATAAGGCCCTCCGTTCCTTCCAAGCGGGCGGCCATCTCTTTCAGATCAGGCCAGTGGCGTTCGACGACCGTCCGCGTATCCTCCCAGTGCCTGCTGTCCGTATGCAGGTAGAACGCTTCGAACAAATCGAGATTGGTCGCCTCAAGCGCCAGCGTGAATGCCTGCGCCGCATCGCGCGGATCGATATATTGATGCGTTGTGCCGATCGGCCCGCCGACATGATCCGGACGCGCTTCCGGCGTAATATTATATTTGTACATCTCGCGCTGGAACGGGTAATCCACGCCGTTAAGGCGGAAGGCGACGGTCCGAATGCCGTAGGCCAGTCCGAACGCCTTCAACGTTTCCTCGTTGATGAGCTTGGACAGGCTGTAGGAATCCTCCGGCCGCAGCGGATGCTCTTCGTCAATGGGCAAATAATCGACCTGGAACGGCCTCCCGCTGATTCGAAAACCGAGTCCGAGCACATAGTACGTCGAAGCCGCAACGATGGTCTTCACATGGAATCGGCGGGCCGCATCCATCAGGTAATAAGTTCCCATCGCGTTCACCCGCATCGTCTCGTCTTCCGGCATGCGCTGAATGCGGACGCGTCCGGGCTGCAGCGTCGTATCGTGCGTAATGGCTCCGAGATGGACAATCGCGTCCGCACCGGATATGTGGATCGCGCGCATATTGTCCTCGAGCGACGTCAAGTTTCCTTTAATAAACCGGACTCCCTTCGGAAAATGCTCCGGATCGGGCGATACGACATCAAACGCCGACACCTGATAATTGCGCTCCAGCAAATAATCGATGGTAAAGCGGGCCAGACGCCCGGCCCCTCCGGTTACCAGCACGTTTCGGGCTGCCGTCATCGTTTTTTTCACTCCTTATTTTAAGTCGGGTCAAACCGTTACACGGTCCGAAAGTTGTCGTATCCGAGCCGCTGCAGGTAACGTTTGCTCGTCTCGATCGCCTCAAGCGGCGTCATCATCGGATGACCCTTGCGGGTTGCGCTCCACTGATTGCCGTCCAGCTCGACCGAGGCATAATGGCCGTACCCGCGCTCTTCCAAATAGCCGAGGATGCCTGGGATATCGACAGCTCCCATGCCGAGCGGCGTGTATCCGAGAAATCCGGTGGGATCGATTTCCTTTCCTTCCGCATCCCGCTGTACCGGTCCGCCGATATAATCCTTGACATGCACCATGCGAATCAGCTCGTAATACTCCTTGATCAATCGGAACGGGTCGGAGCCTCCCTTGGCGATCTGACCGAGGTCCGGCGCGAAAGCGACGACACTCGAATCGACCGCGTTCATGACGCGGTGAATTTCATCCTCCGTCTCGACGGGTGTTCCGGTATGCGGATGAAAGCAGCACAGCAGTCCCTGATCGGTTATCCGCCTGCCCAATTCGTTTAAGGTCGCTGCGATGGCGTCCATATGCTCTGCGATGGCAAAGCCGCTGCGCTGCAGCATCATGCCGCCGATGACGACGACGGGACCGTTAAATTTGTTGTACAATTCGACCCATTCCATCACCTGCCGAATGCCGTCCTCGCGCTTGCCCGGATCGACGAGATCCAAATGGCAGTACAGGGACGTCAATTGCAGCCCGCTGCGCTGCACGGCCTCCGGCAGATCGCGTCCGCTGCGCTCCCATTCGTCCAGCACCCAGCCGAACGTTTCCGTTCCCCAGTAGCCGCACGAGCCGATGGCTTCGATCGCCTGCTGCACCTGGTCGTTATCCCAAGTAATGGCCGTGTGCCCGATCCGGATGTTAGGCTTCGTCATGGTTCTCCTCCGCGTTCCTGATTTTCTCTTCAAGCAAATTCTTCATATACCGGATTCCCCGCTCAAAATAGTCGTATTCCTGCTCCAACCGGTCCCGGTCCGGGTCCCACGCCATCCAGCCCGGCTCGATCAAAAGGTGCAGGCCTTCGGCGCGGGGACTATGCTTCTCGAGAAGATCGACGGCGAGCGACAAATCGACATGTCCTTCTCCGAGGGCGCACCCCTGCGCGGTCATCGGAATATATCC
This genomic window from Paenibacillus humicola contains:
- a CDS encoding DUF899 domain-containing protein, with the translated sequence MAEDAHNIQFPQIVSREEWLIARKDLLIKEKEATRARDALNSARRRLPMVKIEKTYVFDGPDGRVSLPDLFDGRSQLIVGHFMFDPSWERGCPGCSAGADEMSDGLFKHLHARDTAFVYISRAPLEKIEAYKTRKGWRFPWYSSHGNDFNYDFHVTLDERVAPVEYNYRTKAEYEQLGKPLQVGTGKSIELPGRSCFLRFGDDVFHTYSVYARGLEQAGGAYYFLDETALGRQENWEEPQGRASAVRGSNPSFSD
- a CDS encoding VOC family protein; the encoded protein is MTKTIQTIVPHLWYDKEANEAAEFYTSLFPDSAITNRTTLRDTPSGDSDLVSFELWGQKFMAISAGPFFKFNPSVSFIVHFDPSRDKDASEHINQVWNKLSEGGTALMPLDKYPFSERYGWIQDKYGLSWQLIVTDPEGEERPAIMPSLMFTGDKCGQAEEAIHFYSSVFQNSKQGLMARYPQGMEPDREGTVMFSDFMLENQWFAAMDSAREHSFSFNEAVSFMVYCDNQKEMDYYWDKLSAVPEAEQCGWLKDRFGLSWQIAPSEMDEMMGKGTPEQIARVTKAFLKMKKLDLAELQRAFKG
- a CDS encoding DinB family protein, with product MDELRYPIGKFAPVQDPTPEQRNRWIEELVRTGEILRLTVANLTEEQLRSPYRPGGWTIRQVVHHMADNGMNAFIRFKRALTEDHPAASSYREDVWAELSDYQLPLEPSLRLLEAVHIRFAAWRKSLR
- a CDS encoding NAD-dependent epimerase/dehydratase family protein, translating into MTAARNVLVTGGAGRLARFTIDYLLERNYQVSAFDVVSPDPEHFPKGVRFIKGNLTSLEDNMRAIHISGADAIVHLGAITHDTTLQPGRVRIQRMPEDETMRVNAMGTYYLMDAARRFHVKTIVAASTYYVLGLGFRISGRPFQVDYLPIDEEHPLRPEDSYSLSKLINEETLKAFGLAYGIRTVAFRLNGVDYPFQREMYKYNITPEARPDHVGGPIGTTHQYIDPRDAAQAFTLALEATNLDLFEAFYLHTDSRHWEDTRTVVERHWPDLKEMAARLEGTEGLITCRKLREKLGYEPQYSWRNPRDDF
- a CDS encoding sugar phosphate isomerase/epimerase family protein, encoding MTKPNIRIGHTAITWDNDQVQQAIEAIGSCGYWGTETFGWVLDEWERSGRDLPEAVQRSGLQLTSLYCHLDLVDPGKREDGIRQVMEWVELYNKFNGPVVVIGGMMLQRSGFAIAEHMDAIAATLNELGRRITDQGLLCCFHPHTGTPVETEDEIHRVMNAVDSSVVAFAPDLGQIAKGGSDPFRLIKEYYELIRMVHVKDYIGGPVQRDAEGKEIDPTGFLGYTPLGMGAVDIPGILGYLEERGYGHYASVELDGNQWSATRKGHPMMTPLEAIETSKRYLQRLGYDNFRTV